The sequence GGTCGATGGGGTCAACGAATgacacatccccccccccaaaatccaaaaaattaaaaaaaacattataaagGGGGTCGATGGGGTCAACGAATGACACgttcccccaaaaaaacaaaaaaaaaaaagaaattgagaagGCGGTGTGTTCTTGaccccaccctcctcccccaaaaaacccaaaaaagtCTTGACCCCGCCCTCCTCacccaaaaaaaacaaaaaaagaagaaattgagaAGGGGGTGTGTTCTTGaccccaccctcctccccccaaaaaaacaaaaaaattcttgacCCCGCCCTCCtcacccaaaaaaaacccaaaaataagaaattgaGAAGGCGGCGTGTTCTTGACCccgccctcctccccccaaaaaactccaaaaataagaaattgaGCAGGGGGCGTGTTCTTGaccccgcccgcccccgcccgtTTCAGGCACCAGCGACTTGAACCGTTTCCACCTGGAGCTCTGCTCCAGCGGGATGAGCGTGGAGGCGGTCCAGGTAAGCCGGAAGGGCGTGTCTCCGGGAGGCGGGGCTCGGGGGACCCTCCCTTTTTTCCATCACGTgaccccgccccggccccgccccgcagGGCCGTTGGGTGACGGGAGCGGTGGGGGCCGACAATTGGGCCGGCGGGTTGGTGGAGCTGGAGGACGCGAAGGCGAACGAGACGTTCGTGGCCAGCCCGTCGCTGGAGGAGAACGTGACGGACACCTACCTGGGTCGGTAAAAAAGTCAAAATTCCAAAAATTCCAAAATTTCAATTTGCTCTGAGTTTCCGAAAAATCGCTCTGAGTTTAGGAAAAATCACTCTGAGTTTCCAAAAAATCGATCTGAGTTTCCAAAAATAGCTCTGAGTTTCTGAAAATCGCTCTGAGTTTCAAAAAAATTGCTCTGAGTTTCCGAAAATCGCTCTGAGTTTCAAAAAATCGCTCTGAGTTTAGGAAAAATCGCTCTGAGTTTCCGAAAAATCACTCTGAGTTTCTGAAAATCGCTCTGagtttctgaaaaatcactCTGAGTTTCCAAAAAATCGCTCTGTTTCCAAAAATCGCTCTGAGTTTCCGAAAAATCGCTCTGAGtttcaaaaaaatcactctGAGTTTCAAAAAATCGCTCTGAGTTTCCGAAAAATCACTCTGAGtttcaaaaaaatcactctGAGTTTCCGAAAAATCGCTCTGAGTTTCTGAAAATCGCTCTGAGtttcaaaaaaatcactctGAGTTTCAAAAAATCGCTCTGAGTTTCCGAAAAATCACTCTGAGTTTCCGAAAAATCGCTCTGAGTTTCTGAAAATCACTCTGAGTTTCAAAAAAATTGCTCTGAGTTTCCGAAAAATCGCTGAGTTTCCAAAAATCGCTCTGAGTTTCCGAAAAATCGCTCTGAGTTTCCGAAAATCGCTCTGAGTTTCTGAAAATCTCGGGCGATTCTCTTAATTTATCTTGTTCTAGCATTAATTACTCACTCCCACGTCTTAGTTCTGTACGACCTTTCTTCCGTTGATTCAGCTTGACCGGGTTTTCGTGACCAGGTTGACCACGGCGACCCCAATTTGGGGACCAGGTTGACCATGGTGACCCGGTTGACCACGTTGACCCCAATTTGGTGACCAGGTTGACCTCGGTGACCCCAATTTGGTGACCAGGTTGACCATGGTGACATGGTTGACCACGGTGACCCCAATTTGGGGGCCAGGTTGACCATGGTGACCCGGTTGACCACGGTGACCCCAATTTGGTGACCAGGTTGACCATGGTGACACGGTTGACCACGTTGACCCCACCTTGGGGACCAAGTTGACCATGGTGACGTGGTTGACCACGTTGACCCCAATTTGGTGACCAGGTTGACCGTGGTGACCCGGTTGACCACATTGACCCCAATTTGGTGACCAGGTTGACCATGGTGACGCGGTTGACCACGTTGACCCCAATTTGGTGACCAGGTTGACCGTGGTGACCCCACCTCGGGGACCCCGTTGACCACGCTGACCctcgttccccccccccaggctaCGCGGTGGCCGGCCTACGCGTCCCCAACCGGGTGCTGGTGGCAGCGGGCGCCCCCCGTCACCGCCACGTCGGCAGCGTGGTCCTCTTCGAGGTCCCAGAAGCCACCGGGAGCTGGCGGGTGCTGCAGACCCTCCCCGGCGAGCAGGtaaggggcggcggcggcgggtgggTGACCTCGGGGGtgtccccgccgccgccccctcgGTGACATCGGCGTCACCCTTAGGTGGGCTCGTATTTTGGGGCCACCCTCTGCGCCCTGGAGCAGGGCGGGGTGACGGTGGCCTTGCTGGTGGGCGCCCCCAACCACTTCGACGGGCGGCGCGGGGGACGGGTGCACGTCTACCGGTGGCAGAAGGTAAAGGGGGGACGGCAAAGGTGGGGGGCACGCGGctatggggggtggggggtggggtgacACCAGCTCGGGGACGTGGGGTGGCCGAGGGGACCTGGACGCAAGGATCATGGGGTGACCAGGAGGACCCCAACTCGGGGTGAGAAGGAGCAGGGGGAGCGAGGTGACCCCAACCCAAGGACACGGGGTGACCGAGGTGACCCCAACTCAAAGATCATGGCACCAAGGTGACCCCAACCCAAGGATCATGGGACCAGGGTGACCAAGGTGACCCCAACCCAAGGATCATGGGATCAAGGTCACCCAACCCAAGGACACGGGGTGACCAAGGTGACCCCAACCCAAGGTCATGGGGTGACCAAGGTGGCCCCAACCCAAAGATCATGGGACCAAGGTCACCCAACCCAAGGCCGTGGGTTGACCAAAGTGACCCCAACCCAAGGATCATGGGATCAAGGTCACCCAACCCAAGGACACGGGGTGACCGAGGTGACCCCAACCCAAGGGTCATGGGACCAGGGTGACCAAGGTGACCCCAACCCAAGGTCATGGGTTGACCAAGGTGACCCCAACTCAAGGATCATGGGCTTGGAGTGACCAAGGTGACCCCAACCCAAAGATCATGGGACCAAGGTCACCCAACCCAAGGACACGGGGTGACCAAGGTGACCCCAACCCAAGGATCATGGGACCAGGGTGACCAAGGTGACCCCAACCCAAAGATCATGGGACCAAGGTCACCCAACCCAAGGACACGGGGTGACTGAGGTGACCCCAACTCAAAGATCATGGCACCAAGGTGACCCCAACGCAAGGATCATGGGACCAGGGTGACCAAGGTGACCCCAACCCAAGGTCATGGGTTGACCAAGGTGACCCCAACCCAAGGATCATGGGACCAGGGTCACCGAACCCAAGGACATGGGGTGACCAAGGTGACCCCAACCCAAGGATCATGGGACCAAGGTGACCCCAACCCAAGGCCATGGGTTGACCAAGGTGACCCCAACCCAAGGTCATGGGTTGACCAAGGTGACCCCAACCCAACGATCATGGGACCAAGGTCACCCAACCCAAGGACACGGGGTGACCAAGGTGACCCCAACCCAAGGATCATGGGATCAAGGTCACCCAACCCAAGGCCATGGGTTGACCAAGGTGACCCCAACCCAAGGTCATGGGGTGACCATGGTGACCCCAACCCAAGGATCATGGGACCGGGGTGACCAAGGTCACCCAACCCAAGGATCATGGGACCAGGGTCACCCAACCCAAGGTCATGGGATCAAGGTCACCCAACCCAAGGCCATGGGTTGACCAAGGTGACCCCAACCCAAGGATCCTGGGTCGGGGTTGGCCGAGACGCCGCCGATGACCCCGCCCCGCCGTCCTTGTCCCCGCAGGACGCCCTGGAGGTGGCCGAGGAGCTGCGGGGCGCCCCCGGGCACCCTCTGGGCCGTTTCGGCGCCTCGGTGGCCACCTTGGGCGACCTGGACGGCGACGCCGTTCCCGAGGTGGCGGTGGGCGCCCCGATGGAGGACGAAGAGCGAGGGGTCGTCTACGTCTTCTCCGGCCGGCCGGGGGGGGTGGAGCCTCGTTACGGCCAGGTGGggtggcggggcggggccggggcggggtgGGCGGCGAGGGCGTGGCGCTGATGgtgtgtccgtcccccccccctccccaaaagcgTTTGgagggccgggcggcggcggggctgcggtTCTTCGGGCAGGCGTTGGACGGAGCCATGGACCTCACCGGGGACGGGCTGGTGGACCTGGTGGTGGGCGCCGAAGGGCACGTGGTGGTCCTCAGGTgggggcggggcgaggggggCGGGGTCAAGGGGGTGGGGGCGTTGGGGACGGGGACAAGGAGGgggtggggacgtggggatggggataAAGGACCgtggtggggacgtggggatggagGTGGGGACGTGGGGTTGGGGATGTGGGGACGTGGAGATGGTTGGGGACAAGGACGTGGGGTTGGGGACAAGGGCgtggtggggacgtggggatggagGTGGGGACACGGGGTTGGGGACGTGGGGGTGGGGACAAGgagatggggacggggacacggggttggggacgtggggacatggAGATGGGGACAAGGGGATGGGGTTGGGGACAAGGACGTGGGGTTGGGGACAAGGAGgtggtggggacgtggggatggagGTGGGGACACGGGgttggggacgtggggacgtGGAGATGGTTGGGGACAAGgaggtggggctggggacaaggAGGTGGGGACGGGGACAAGGACatggtggggacgtggggatggggacatggggacgtggAGATGGGGACAAGGACATTGGGTTGGGGACAaggagatggggacagggacatgggatggggacaaggaggtggtggggacgtggggatggggacacggggatggggacgtgggacgtgggatggggacaaggacgTGGGGTTGGGGACAAGGAGGTGGTGGGGACGTGGggttggggacatggggacgtggAGATGGGGACAAGGACGTGGGGTTGGGGACAAGGACgtggtggggacgtggggacgtGGAGATGGGGACAAGGACATTGGGTTGGGGACAAGgagatggggacggggacgtgGGATGGAGACAAGGACgtggtggggacgtggggatggaggtggggacgtggggttggggacatgggggtgggGACAAGgagatggggacggggacacggggttggggacgtggggacatggAGATGGTTGGGGACAAGGAGGTGGGGTTGGGGACAAGGGCgtggtggggacgtggggatggggacacggggatggggacgtggggacgtggggatggggacaaggaggtggggttggggacacggggacggggacgtgGGGGTGAAGGAGGTGGTGGGGACGCGGGGACGGGGACGCGGGGTTGGGGATTTGGGGACATGAAgacggggacatggggacggtcgtggggacggggacgggggcgTGGTGGGGacggggtggggatgggggcgTGGTGGGGACAGGGGGTGGGGACGGGGGCgtggtggggacgtggggacggAGGTGGGGACGTGGGGTTGGGGAcgaggacgtggtggtggggacaaggacacggggacgtggggacaaagccacggggacggggacgtgGGGCGGGGACGTGGGCGTGGTGGGGACATGGGGTGGGGACGAGGAGGTGGGGACGTGGGGCGGGGACGTGGGCGTGGTGGGGACATGGGGTGGGGACGTGGGGTGGGGACAAGGACACAGGGGACGTGGGGTGGGGACACGGGGTTGGTGGTGGGGGCAGGGACGAGGCCGTGGGGCCCAGAAGACGGCGGTGAAGCCATCGGGCGTGGCCAGGCGGGGCGTGGCCACGGGGACGTGGCCAGGAGGGGGCGGGGAAGGGGCAgagcaacccccccccccccgggtgaCACCACGTGGGAGGAGACGGCGCCAGCGCCCCGAGGCGGGCAGGGCGGAGAGGGGTGACATCACCGGTGCCGCCCCGCCCTTAGGTCACGCCCGGTGATAACGGTCACGCCCCACGTGACCTTCGACCCCCCCGAAATCCCCACCGCCCGGGTCGACTGCTCCGGCGTCGCCGGCGCCAACGTCACCGTCGGCCTCTGCTTCGACGTCCGCCGGGTCAGCCGCGCCTACACAGGTGGGCGGGGCCGCCAGGGTAACCCCGCCCCGCCACGCCCTGCCACGCCCCACCCTTTTGACTTTTTGACCTTTTGACCTCCAGGAGAGCTGGAGACCTCCCTGGATTTCCGCTTGGAGGTCGACCCGCAGCGAGCGCGGGGGCGTGGCGACttcggggcggggcggcgggcgtGGCACGGGCGGCTGTCCGTCACGGAGGGGCAGAGCTGCAAGGCAGAGGAGCTAAAGATCCCAGTACGGGACCCACACTTGGGGGGCTGGACCCATATTTGGGGGCGGGACCCACACTTGGGGGGCAGGACCCACACTTGGGGGGCGGGATGCAAACTTGGGGGTCGGGACCCACACTTGGGGGCCTGGACCCATATTTGGGGGCGGGACTCACACTTGGGGGGCGGGACCCACACTTGGGGGGCGGGATGCAAACGTGGGGGGGTGGGAGCTATACTTGAGGGGTGGGAGCCACACTTGGGGGGCTGGACCCACACTTGGGGGGCAGGACCCCTATTTGGGGGGCAGGACCCGCATTTGGGGGCCGGGAGCCATATTTGGGGGGTGGGACCCACACTTATGGGGTGAATTAGGGTGAATTTGGGGGGGTGACCCACACTTATGGGGTGAATTAGGGTGAATTTGGGGGGGTGACCCACACTTATGGGGTGATTGGGGGGAGTGACCCACACTTATGGGGTGAATTGGGGGGTGACCCACACTTATGGGGTGAATTAGGGTGAATTTGGGGGGGTGACCCACACTTATGGGGTGAATTGGGGGGTGACCCACACTTATGGGGTgtaactgggaagggggggggggcggcgacTGGCCCCACTGGCGTGCCCCACACTTCTGGGGCTGTGCCCCATAGAAAAGTGGGGTGACCCCCATTTTagcagaggggagggggggggatgCCCCCACTTATGGGGCACCCCCCATCTCCGCCCCGCCCCCCAATTTTCCAGCCCTGCCTCGAGGATTTCGTCACCCCCATCCGCATCTCCGTCACCgtctccctgccccacggcgacCCCCGCgaccccctcctgccccccaacaACCCCCCAACCTGGACCGAGGTAAGGGGGCAGACCCTCGCCGTGGGGCAGAGATGTGGGGCGCGACCGAGGCGGGAcgtttcccccccccaaaaaaaatttaccccgccccctttttttttaatttttcacccCATAGATCCCCTTCGAGAAGAACTGTGGGGCAGACGAGGTGTGCGAGGCCGACTTGGGGGTCGCGGCGTTACCGGGGGAGCCGGCGGTTTTGGGGGTCGCCGGCGCTGAATTTGGGGTCCGGTTGGTTGTGGGGAACAAAGGAGAAGACGCTTATGGGGCGGCCCTACAACTGCAGCACCCCGCGGGGCTCTCCCTACGGCGGGCGAGGGCCACCCAGGTCAGTGGGGTGCCCCACAgatcccagccccatagatcccAGCCCCACACGTCCTGATGCTGTGGGTCAAAAGGGTCCCAGGTGTCTGGGCCCCACAGATCCCAGCCCCACACATCCTGGCGCTGTGGGTCAGAAGGGTCCCAGGCGTCCGGACCCCACAGATccctgccccatagatcctTGCCCCATATATCCCAGCCCCACACATCCTGGCACCATGGGTCGGAAGGGTCCCAGGCATCTGGGCCCCACAGAtccctgccccacagatcccagccccatagattccagccccacagatccctgccccacggatccctcagccccacagatcCCAGCCCCATGGATTCCAGCCCCACAGATCACAGCCCCACATGTCCTGACGCCGTGGGTCAGAAGGGTCCCAGGTGTCCGGGCCCCACAGATccctgccccatagatcccAGCCGCATAGAtccctgccccacagatccTTCAGCCCCACAgatcccagccccacagatccTTCAGCCCCACAGATCCCTGCCCCACGGATCCCAGCCCCACACATCCTGGCGCCGTGGGTCGGAAGGGTCCCAGGTGTCCAGGCCCCACAGATccctgccccatagatccctgccccacagatccTGACGTTGTGGGTCAGAAGGGTCCCAGGCATGTGGACCCCATAgatcccagccccacagatccCAGCCCCACATGTCCTGATGCTGTGGGTCGGAAGGGTCCCAGGCATCCGGACCCCACAGATCTCAGCCCCACAGATCCCTGACCCACAGATCCCTGACCCATAGATCCCAGCCCCACATGTCCTGGCACGATGGGTCTGAGGGGACACAGGCATTCAGGCCCCACGGATCCCAGCCCCACACATCCTGACGCCGTGGGTCAGAAGGGTCCCAGGCGTCCGGGCCCCACAGATCCCAGCCCCACACATCCTGACGCCGTGGGTCAGAAGGGTCCCAGGCGTCCGGGCCCCACAGATCCCAGCCCCACACATCCTGACGCCGTGGGTCAGAAGGGTCCCAGGCGTCCGGGCCCCACAGAtccctgccccacagatcccagccccacatctccccacaGGCCACCGCCCCGGTGTCCATCGCCTGCTGGGACCCCGACGTTTccgtggggcagccgtggggggCCCTGACCTGTAACATCAGCCGCCCCGTCCTCCGGGCCGGTTGGCAGGTGAGCTATGGGGCAGGCTATGGGGCAGGTTCGCCGTGGGGCAGGTTCgccgtggggcagccccccaaccccctgccccacaccagGTGACGGTGGAGCTGACGTTCGACATCCTCCAAAACACCTCGTGGAACGAATCCGCGCCGCTGACGGCGACCGCCGGCAGGTGGGGGGAATCTATGGGGCGGAGAGGGGGGTTGTGGgtcgccgtggggcaggacgAACCCCTTCTCTGCCCCACAGCGACAACGAGCCCCCCGCCGCGCTGGAGGATAACGAGGTCGCCTGGGTCGTCCCCGTTCGCTTCGCTCTGGGTCTGGTGGCCACGTGGTGAGACCCACGCGTTCCTGCCCCACACGTTCCTGCCCCACACGTTCCTGCCCCACAGAAGACATTTCGGGCCCCACCGATTTCTCTGCCCCACATATAGGCAAGAGGATTCCACCCCCTACCTCAACTTCACCTCCCGCCACCCCGAAAACAAGAACCTGCACCATCGCTATAGGGTGAGCGCCCCGCCCCATAGCGCCGccccacacccccccgccccatagCGCCACTGACCCACGTCTCTGCCCCACACGCGCCTCGTAGCTGGACACCATCTTGCCTCCGCCCCacggcagcccccccccgagGGTGACGGCCTTCGTCCTCCTGCCCCACGCGCTGCCCCACGGCGTGACGGTGGCCGACCCCCAAGTGCGAACGGTGAGCGGGTTTCGGACCCATAGCGTGCCCCACGgcgctcccccccgcccccaaaatATGGGGCGGGGACGCAgcccaactcccccccccccccaacttttccCCTGCCCCATAGGAGTCGGGCAGCGCCTGCgacgccgtggggcaggaggaggaagacgccgtggggcaggagcTGCGGAGGAACATCGCTGAGGtggggggtgctgtggggctgggacccaCATGttgggggtgctgtggggcagggggacccGTATATTTGGGCgctatggggcaggagggaccgTTATAGGGGTGctatggggcgggggggacccACATATTGGGGTGCTATGGGGCGACCCATATATTAAGGCGCTATGGGGCAGAGCGACCCACATATTGGGATGCTATGGGGCGGGAAAATCCATATAttggggtgctatggggcagGAGGACCCATATATTTGGGTtctatggggcaggagggaccaTAATAAGGGTGCTATGGGGCAGAGTGACCCACATATTGGGGCGCTATGGGGCAGGGAGACCCCCATTTTGGGTTgctatggggcagggggacccACATAatggggtgctatggggcacAGTGACCCACATGTTGGGTCGCTATGGGGCAGTGACCCATATATTAGGGCGCTATGGGGCAGAGGGACCCCCATTTTGGGCCGCTATGGGGCGACCCACATATTACGGCGCTATGGGGCAGGGACACGCCCATTTTGGGCCGCTATGGGGCAGAAGCCCCCACATCCCGCGGCTGTACGTGATTGgaggagggggtgggtgggggtgggtggggcttgcccctcccccctctcctgacccctccccccccagacTTGCTCCACCCCCGAGCTCCGCCTCTTCCGCTGCCCCCCCGCCCAACTTGCGGCCGCCGGCTCCGCCCTCCTCCTCACCGCCACCCTCCTGGCCCCGCCCACCATCCAGGTacgggggggggaagaggcgGGGCTCAGAGGGAGGGTGTGGccgcccctcccccaccccttcaCCATATTTAACCCCTCCCACCTTTCAgagccccgcccgcccccgcttCTGCTCCGCCCTCTGGGTCGCCATCGCCCCGCCCCGCTTCGAGGTCAACGCCCAATTCCTCCGCGCTCAGGTAACGAGGCGGGGGAGGGGAGACacgccctgccccgccccaccctgacccccaccctgacccctCCCCGTGACCCCTGACCCCGGTTCCCGCAGGGGGTCACGGAGGTGGAGCTTATCCGCGAGGTCGACGCCCTCCCCGTCTACGTggggggaggagtgggggggctcctcctcctcctcatcatcATCTTCGGCCTCTTTAAGGTgacccctccccccaccccctgcatcTCATTAAGGGCCGGGCCACGCCCCTGCCCTGGGAGGCCACGCCCACcctcatttacattttttcccctccccccagtgCGGATTTTTCAAGCGGAATTACCGGGAGCGGCTCGACCAGgagggggaggggcagggggagggggtgggggagggggaaggggagggggaggggtcGGGCGAGGACACGCCCCCCTGACCCCTCCCCCCCAATAGCGGGGGTcccgcccctccccccaccccaataaAGAGGTTTTCggcccctcccccaccccgccTTGTGGGTCTGTGGGGGCGTGGCTACAGGGAGAGGGGGCGTGGCTGTTGGAGAGGGGGCGTGGCTTCGAGGGGAGGGGTGGGGTCGGTGTAGGAGGGGGTGTGGCCGCCCAAAGGGGGCGTGGCTCGCAGGGGAAAGGGGGTGTGACCCCAAGGGGGGAGTAGAGAAGGGGGCGTGGCTAGGAGGGAGGGGGCGTGTCTCCATCAGGGGAGTGTGGGCGGGGTTTggcggggagggcggggctACGGGGAGAGGGGCGGGGCTACGGAGGCTGGGAATGAGCAGGGGATATGCTAAGGAGCAAGGAGATATGTTAATGAGCAGGGGATATGCTAATGAGCGCCCCTGGCTGTTAATAAGGGGTCTGCCAAGGAGCAGTGGGATATGCTAATGAGCGTTTGTGCCTGATAAATGAACAGAGGGATATGCTAATGAGCAAAGGGATATGCTAATGAGCAACCCTGCCTGTTAAAGAGCGGCGCGTTAATGAGCAGAGGGATATGCTAATGAGCGTTTGTGTCTGTTAATGAGCACGGGGAATGCTAATCAGCAGCAGGATACGCTAATGAGCACCCCTGCCTGTTAATGAGCAGGGGATATGCTAATGAGCGCCCCTGCCTGTTAAAGAGGGGCCTGTTAATGAGCAGGGGGATATGCTAATGAGCGTTGCTGCTTGACCCTGAGGTATGTGTTAATGAGGGATTTATGCTAATGAGGGGAGGGGTACCAGGGTGGCTCCCACTAACAAAAGCCCCGGAGGGTGTGTCTGTATGCTAATGAGGAGTGGGGCGCGCTAATTAAGACTGGGACGTGCTAACGAGAGGTGGGGTACGGCGATATGGGGGTTGTGCGGCGCCGGGGGCGGAGCTTGATAATGAGGGCGGGGCATAAGGGCCACTTTATGCTAATAAGGAGGTGGGATATGCTAACGAGGTGAAGCTAACGAGGGGCCCTATGCAAATAAGCAGCAGCACACGCTAACgagggggcaggggcaggttCCGTGCAGGCAGCTAGTTAGCATCGATGACGTTAATTAGGGGGCGGGGCATGCTAATGGAGGCGCGGGGGGGGCCGCTCGTTAAGGCTAACGAGCCCGGGAACGGCCCCGAAGGGGGCGTGGCCGCTCGGAAGCCTACGGCAGGGAGGGTGCGGTGCCGCGCTAACGAGGGTGTCCTGCGAGCGATATGCTAATGAGGGGCGTTATGCTAATGCTATGCTAATGAGGGGTGCTATGCTAATGCTATGCTAATGAGGGGCGATACGCTAATGAGGGCGATGCTTGTAAGGAGGACGGGACGCTGATGCACGGAgataacgggggggggggagggtgaaATGAGGGTAGAGGCTTAACGAGGGGGCGGAGCCtccgccggggcggggcgggcggcgccaAGGACGGCCCGGAGGCGCTAATTGATGCAAACCTATGCAAATTTATGCTCGTCCGCCCACTGCTCGGGGGTGAGGGTGCGCTGCTCCAGGGCGTGGATCCGCTCCAGCTCCTCCCCCAGCGCCTCGTTCACCAGCCTTTAATTAGACaaagggggggggcgggggctcATTAGGGAAGCCCCGCCCGTTATGCTAAtgaggccccgccccctcccccccgttGGCCCCGCCCTCACCGGTGCCGCTGGAGCAGCCCCTTCCCGCGGAACATGGCCGACACCACCAGCAGGCGGAAGCTCCCGGCGCAGCGCTCGCCCGACGTCGACTCCACCTCCTAACGAAGCGattgattaattaattaattaattaacacCCCCGCGCTAAcgaaccgccccccccccaccccggatTCATTAACATAACCCCCAAACTCATTAACATACTTCGCCGGGCCTCGGATATAACGGCCCCGGGGATTAATTGACGTCCCTTCCCCCCGGAATTCATTAACAACCTGCCACGTTAATTAATATCCCATGGGCTAATTAACACCCATGGACTAATTAACACCCACCAGGGCTAATTAAACACCCACCAGGCACCAATTAACACCCCCAAGAACTAATTAACAACCCCAAGAACTAATTAACACCCCCCAGGCACCAATTAACACCCCCAAGAACTAATTAACAACCCCAAGAACTAATTGACACCCCCCAGGCACCAATTAACACCCCCCAGGGCTAATTAACACCCCCCATGCATGAATTAGCAGCCCCCGGGTTA comes from Buteo buteo chromosome 31, bButBut1.hap1.1, whole genome shotgun sequence and encodes:
- the ITGAL gene encoding integrin alpha-L isoform X1: MAAVGAGGIVGVVAAVLVAALPHGEGFNVHPAPHRVLTHGGRRSFGHRVLQLQGSRIMVGAPAEVGEGGRLFQCLVETGECREVEVEGNSTQTHMGMALARDGDITIACGPGLTRECDRNVYTSGLCLLLDPQLKLRQVLAPGYQGCLPGKVDLVFLFDGSNSMSPEQFDAIRDFMVDVMEKLENTSIRFGAVQFSAEVRLQFTLADYAARPRPRELFAGLKQLRSLTDTFAAIDYVVKTIFTPEKGARAGAKRVLIIITDGDATDQDRGSIREAEERDIIRYIIGVGNNFGSPDTRLYLSQFASHPSSEFVKVLDSFEKLRGLFRELQAKIYDIEGTSDLNRFHLELCSSGMSVEAVQGRWVTGAVGADNWAGGLVELEDAKANETFVASPSLEENVTDTYLGYAVAGLRVPNRVLVAAGAPRHRHVGSVVLFEVPEATGSWRVLQTLPGEQVGSYFGATLCALEQGGVTVALLVGAPNHFDGRRGGRVHVYRWQKDALEVAEELRGAPGHPLGRFGASVATLGDLDGDAVPEVAVGAPMEDEERGVVYVFSGRPGGVEPRYGQRLEGRAAAGLRFFGQALDGAMDLTGDGLVDLVVGAEGHVVVLRSRPVITVTPHVTFDPPEIPTARVDCSGVAGANVTVGLCFDVRRVSRAYTGELETSLDFRLEVDPQRARGRGDFGAGRRAWHGRLSVTEGQSCKAEELKIPPCLEDFVTPIRISVTVSLPHGDPRDPLLPPNNPPTWTEIPFEKNCGADEVCEADLGVAALPGEPAVLGVAGAEFGVRLVVGNKGEDAYGAALQLQHPAGLSLRRARATQATAPVSIACWDPDVSVGQPWGALTCNISRPVLRAGWQVTVELTFDILQNTSWNESAPLTATAGSDNEPPAALEDNEVAWVVPVRFALGLVATWQEDSTPYLNFTSRHPENKNLHHRYRLDTILPPPHGSPPPRVTAFVLLPHALPHGVTVADPQVRTESGSACDAVGQEEEDAVGQELRRNIAETCSTPELRLFRCPPAQLAAAGSALLLTATLLAPPTIQSPARPRFCSALWVAIAPPRFEVNAQFLRAQGVTEVELIREVDALPVYVGGGVGGLLLLLIIIFGLFKCGFFKRNYRERLDQEGEGQGEGVGEGEGEGEGSGEDTPP
- the ITGAL gene encoding integrin alpha-L isoform X2; amino-acid sequence: MAAVGAGGIVGVVAAVLVAALPHGEGFNVHPAPHRVLTHGGRRSFGHRVLQLQGSRIMVGAPAEVGEGGRLFQCLVETGECREVEVEGNSTQTHMGMALARDGDITIACGPGLTRECDRNVYTSGLCLLLDPQLKLRQVLAPGYQGCLPGKVDLVFLFDGSNSMSPEQFDAIRDFMVDVMEKLENTSIRFGAVQFSAEVRLQFTLADYAARPRPRELFAGLKQLRSLTDTFAAIDYVVKTIFTPEKGARAGAKRVLIIITDGDATDQDRGSIREAEERDIIRYIIGVGNNFGSPDTRLYLSQFASHPSSEFVKVLDSFEKLRGLFRELQAKIYDIEGTSDLNRFHLELCSSGMSVEAVQGRWVTGAVGADNWAGGLVELEDAKANETFVASPSLEENVTDTYLGYAVAGLRVPNRVLVAAGAPRHRHVGSVVLFEVPEATGSWRVLQTLPGEQGGVTVALLVGAPNHFDGRRGGRVHVYRWQKDALEVAEELRGAPGHPLGRFGASVATLGDLDGDAVPEVAVGAPMEDEERGVVYVFSGRPGGVEPRYGQRLEGRAAAGLRFFGQALDGAMDLTGDGLVDLVVGAEGHVVVLRSRPVITVTPHVTFDPPEIPTARVDCSGVAGANVTVGLCFDVRRVSRAYTGELETSLDFRLEVDPQRARGRGDFGAGRRAWHGRLSVTEGQSCKAEELKIPPCLEDFVTPIRISVTVSLPHGDPRDPLLPPNNPPTWTEIPFEKNCGADEVCEADLGVAALPGEPAVLGVAGAEFGVRLVVGNKGEDAYGAALQLQHPAGLSLRRARATQATAPVSIACWDPDVSVGQPWGALTCNISRPVLRAGWQVTVELTFDILQNTSWNESAPLTATAGSDNEPPAALEDNEVAWVVPVRFALGLVATWQEDSTPYLNFTSRHPENKNLHHRYRLDTILPPPHGSPPPRVTAFVLLPHALPHGVTVADPQVRTESGSACDAVGQEEEDAVGQELRRNIAETCSTPELRLFRCPPAQLAAAGSALLLTATLLAPPTIQSPARPRFCSALWVAIAPPRFEVNAQFLRAQGVTEVELIREVDALPVYVGGGVGGLLLLLIIIFGLFKCGFFKRNYRERLDQEGEGQGEGVGEGEGEGEGSGEDTPP